A stretch of the Streptomyces venezuelae genome encodes the following:
- a CDS encoding MTH1187 family thiamine-binding protein — translation MIVAFSVTPLGVGEEVGEYVADAVRVVRESGLPHRTDAMFTTVEGEWDEVMDVVRRAVAAVEERAPRVSFILKADIRPGVTDGITSKVETVERHLADG, via the coding sequence GTGATCGTCGCGTTCTCCGTGACCCCGCTCGGGGTCGGGGAAGAGGTCGGCGAGTACGTGGCGGACGCGGTCCGGGTGGTCCGCGAGTCCGGCCTCCCCCACCGCACCGACGCCATGTTCACCACCGTCGAAGGCGAGTGGGACGAGGTCATGGACGTCGTCCGGCGGGCCGTGGCGGCGGTGGAGGAGCGGGCACCGCGGGTCTCCTTCATCCTGAAGGCGGACATCCGGCCCGGCGTCACGGACGGCATCACCTCGAAGGTCGAGACGGTGGAACGCCACCTCGCCGACGGCTGA
- a CDS encoding DUF3817 domain-containing protein: MDIKTASALHRLRLVSVPEALSFPALLIFGSLLSRVSDIDYLMMPLGILHGILFVIYAIFLLDVWNRAKWPVKKVALFFVLALVPFGGLYGDKLLKRDEADSVMAARAREVAGQEGATA, translated from the coding sequence GTGGACATCAAGACCGCTTCCGCCCTGCACCGGCTGCGCCTCGTCTCCGTTCCGGAGGCGCTGTCGTTCCCGGCCCTGCTGATCTTCGGCTCGCTGCTGAGCCGGGTCTCGGACATCGACTACCTGATGATGCCGCTGGGCATCCTGCACGGCATCCTCTTCGTCATCTACGCGATCTTCCTGCTGGACGTGTGGAACCGGGCGAAGTGGCCGGTGAAGAAGGTCGCCCTGTTCTTCGTGCTGGCCCTGGTGCCCTTCGGCGGGCTGTACGGGGACAAGCTGCTCAAGCGCGACGAGGCCGACAGCGTGATGGCGGCGCGGGCGCGCGAGGTGGCCGGCCAGGAAGGCGCGACGGCGTGA
- a CDS encoding AIM24 family protein, producing MAQFRLQGSKVLAVDLTGDAVKAKNGSMVAYDGQMAFKKMSGGGEGLRGMVTRRLTGEQMTVMEVQGHGTCFFADRASEINLVNLHGEKLYVESSNLLCTDAGLRTGTSFTGLRGGATGNGLFTTTVEGTGQAAIMSDGPAVVLRVSAQYPLSVDPGAYIAHTGNLQQHFQSGVTFRTLIGEGSGEAFQIRFEGEGLVYVQPSERNTIGGDV from the coding sequence GTGGCTCAGTTCCGACTCCAAGGCAGCAAGGTGCTCGCCGTCGACCTGACCGGCGACGCCGTGAAAGCGAAAAACGGCTCGATGGTCGCGTACGACGGCCAGATGGCCTTCAAAAAGATGTCCGGCGGCGGTGAAGGTCTGCGGGGCATGGTCACCCGCCGGCTCACCGGCGAACAGATGACCGTGATGGAAGTGCAGGGGCACGGCACCTGCTTCTTCGCCGACCGGGCGAGCGAGATCAATCTCGTCAACCTGCACGGCGAGAAGCTGTACGTCGAGTCCAGCAACCTGCTCTGCACCGACGCCGGGCTGCGCACCGGCACCAGCTTCACCGGCCTGCGCGGCGGGGCGACCGGCAACGGTCTCTTCACCACCACCGTGGAGGGCACCGGGCAGGCGGCGATCATGTCCGACGGCCCGGCGGTGGTGCTGCGCGTCAGCGCCCAGTACCCGCTGTCGGTGGACCCGGGGGCGTACATCGCGCACACCGGCAACCTCCAGCAGCACTTCCAGTCCGGGGTGACCTTCCGCACCCTGATCGGCGAGGGATCGGGCGAAGCCTTCCAGATCCGCTTCGAGGGCGAGGGCCTGGTGTACGTCCAGCCGAGCGAGCGCAACACCATCGGCGGTGACGTCTGA
- a CDS encoding AIM24 family protein, whose translation MPFREINSKMIEAQVIPGQRLYSQRGAMLAYRGDVSFTPNLTGGQGGVMGMIGRRVANEQTPLMTVEGSGTVMFGHGGHHIQVINLTGETLYVEADRLLAFDGTLQQGTMFMGSQGGVMGMVRGQVTGQGLFTTTLKGHGAVAVMAHGGVIELPIVPNRPVHVDPQAYVAHHGDVRNKLSTALGWRDMVGRGSGEAFQLELSGQGAVYVQASEEKL comes from the coding sequence ATGCCGTTCCGCGAGATCAACTCGAAGATGATCGAGGCCCAGGTGATCCCGGGGCAGCGGCTCTACAGCCAGCGCGGCGCGATGCTCGCGTACCGCGGCGATGTCTCCTTCACCCCGAACCTCACCGGTGGCCAGGGCGGCGTCATGGGCATGATCGGGCGCCGGGTGGCCAACGAGCAGACCCCGCTGATGACGGTCGAGGGCAGCGGCACCGTGATGTTCGGCCACGGCGGCCACCACATCCAGGTGATCAACCTGACCGGCGAAACCCTCTATGTGGAGGCGGACCGGCTGCTGGCCTTCGACGGGACCCTCCAGCAGGGCACCATGTTCATGGGCTCCCAGGGCGGGGTCATGGGCATGGTCCGCGGCCAGGTGACCGGCCAGGGCCTGTTCACCACCACCCTCAAGGGCCACGGCGCGGTCGCCGTGATGGCCCACGGCGGAGTGATCGAACTCCCCATCGTCCCCAACCGCCCGGTCCATGTGGACCCGCAGGCGTACGTGGCCCACCACGGGGACGTCCGCAACAAGCTGTCCACGGCGCTGGGCTGGCGGGACATGGTCGGCCGCGGGTCCGGCGAGGCCTTCCAGCTCGAACTGTCCGGCCAGGGCGCGGTGTACGTTCAGGCCTCGGAGGAAAAACTGTGA
- a CDS encoding AIM24 family protein, which yields MGGPAGPTVFDPYTLPSDDNVNAYTFCVELKGSQWFLQKGKMISYYGRIEFNGIGHGRFERLLRTSFHSPLHAADWVVAEGQGKMLLADRAFDVNSYDLDNGNLTIRSGNLLAYQPSLALKQSIVPGFLTLIGTGKFVAASNGPVVFMEPPLRVDPQALVGWADCPSPCHHYDHGYMTGVMGGLRQLAGIGGTSGEEHQFEFVGAGTVLLQSTELLMAAQPVGAVGAEPGVPGQHGGHGGHGQQGAMGVPRMPGQLGDLQRRFGL from the coding sequence ATGGGCGGCCCGGCCGGCCCGACCGTCTTCGACCCCTACACCCTGCCGTCCGACGACAACGTCAACGCCTACACCTTCTGCGTGGAGCTCAAGGGGAGCCAGTGGTTCCTGCAGAAGGGCAAGATGATCTCGTACTACGGGCGCATCGAGTTCAACGGCATCGGCCACGGCCGCTTCGAGCGGCTGCTGCGCACCAGCTTCCACTCGCCGCTGCACGCCGCCGACTGGGTGGTGGCGGAGGGCCAGGGCAAGATGCTGCTGGCCGACCGGGCCTTCGACGTGAACTCGTACGACCTGGACAACGGCAACCTGACGATCCGCTCCGGCAACCTGCTCGCCTACCAGCCCTCGCTGGCGCTCAAGCAGTCGATCGTGCCCGGCTTCCTGACCCTCATCGGCACCGGGAAGTTCGTGGCGGCCTCCAACGGCCCGGTGGTGTTCATGGAGCCGCCGCTGCGGGTGGACCCGCAGGCGCTGGTGGGCTGGGCGGACTGCCCGTCGCCCTGCCACCACTACGACCACGGCTATATGACGGGCGTGATGGGCGGTCTGCGGCAACTCGCGGGAATCGGGGGAACTTCCGGCGAAGAGCACCAGTTCGAGTTCGTGGGGGCCGGCACGGTCCTGCTGCAGTCCACGGAGCTGCTGATGGCCGCGCAGCCGGTGGGGGCGGTCGGCGCGGAGCCGGGCGTGCCCGGCCAGCACGGCGGACACGGCGGACACGGCCAGCAGGGCGCCATGGGCGTCCCGCGGATGCCGGGCCAGCTGGGAGACCTCCAGCGCCGCTTCGGCCTCTGA
- a CDS encoding MarR family winged helix-turn-helix transcriptional regulator, with protein sequence METETATRWLTDAEQCAWRTHLDVSRLLMHQLEKDLQPFGLTNNDYEILVNLSESEDHRMRMSDLATATLQSKSRLSHQITRMETAGLVRRVNCESDRRGLYAVLTDEGMETMRKVAPHHVASVRAHFIDLLSPEALAALHASLTPVADHLRDRRGKV encoded by the coding sequence ATGGAGACCGAGACGGCCACCCGCTGGCTGACCGATGCCGAGCAGTGCGCCTGGCGCACCCACCTGGACGTCAGCAGGCTGCTGATGCACCAGCTGGAAAAGGATCTCCAACCCTTCGGACTCACCAACAACGACTACGAGATCCTGGTGAACCTCTCGGAGTCGGAGGACCACCGGATGCGGATGAGCGATCTCGCCACCGCGACCCTCCAGTCCAAGAGCCGGCTCTCCCACCAGATCACCCGTATGGAGACGGCCGGCCTGGTCCGGCGGGTGAACTGCGAGTCGGACCGGCGGGGCCTGTACGCAGTCCTGACGGACGAGGGCATGGAGACCATGCGGAAGGTCGCCCCGCACCACGTGGCATCCGTCCGCGCGCACTTCATCGACCTGCTGAGCCCGGAGGCGCTGGCGGCCCTGCACGCGTCCCTCACCCCGGTGGCGGACCACCTGCGGGACCGGCGCGGCAAGGTCTGA